The proteins below are encoded in one region of Berryella intestinalis:
- the panF gene encoding sodium/pantothenate symporter, translating to MGNIAGLVPVILFLLVALALSIFARRRSRSGAGFVNDYFIGNRSLGAFVLAMTTIATYGSVSSFVGGPGQAWTIGWGWVYMAAVQVTALFLLYGIMGKKMALVSRKLNAVTVIDVLRARYRSDALAIIAALVIVVFFGTTMIAQFVGGAKLFAAVTGYSYLTGLVLFGLAVIIFTTIGGFRGVAVTDALCGIAMLVGIFVLAGGILHAGGGWDNLMATIERNHPEMMEPLSGGHMPYGLYFTQWLIVGIFTFCLPQSAVRTMGFKDAKSLRHAMVLGTVIIGAMLIGCTALGTMSAGVLTDDIAAYGGSIDNIIPTAIVSTLPPWLAGIAIIGPIAASISTVSSLLIAASSAIIKDIWIHYGQRAGKTASDRAIEVSSQGVTLGIGLIVFVLAVTPPAVIWQINMFAFGGLETAFCWVFLGALFWRRANRYGALLSMVGGTAAYCVCMALGIKFMGLHQITIGLAVSLLLMVVGSLAFRDRESGHLPVFFGDSPRSEP from the coding sequence GTGGGTAACATCGCCGGGCTTGTCCCCGTCATCCTGTTTCTGCTGGTTGCCCTGGCGCTCAGCATCTTCGCCCGACGTCGGTCGCGCTCGGGCGCGGGTTTCGTGAACGACTACTTCATCGGCAACCGCAGCCTCGGAGCGTTCGTTTTGGCTATGACGACCATCGCCACCTACGGGTCGGTGAGCTCGTTTGTGGGAGGGCCGGGTCAGGCCTGGACCATCGGCTGGGGATGGGTGTATATGGCCGCCGTCCAGGTGACGGCCCTGTTCTTGCTGTACGGCATCATGGGCAAGAAGATGGCGCTGGTCTCGCGCAAGCTGAACGCGGTGACGGTGATCGACGTGCTGCGCGCCCGGTATCGCTCCGACGCGCTGGCGATCATCGCGGCGCTGGTGATCGTAGTGTTTTTCGGAACGACCATGATCGCTCAGTTCGTCGGCGGAGCCAAGCTGTTCGCGGCGGTTACCGGGTATTCCTACCTCACCGGCTTGGTACTGTTCGGCCTGGCGGTGATCATCTTCACGACCATCGGCGGCTTCAGGGGCGTCGCCGTGACCGACGCGCTGTGCGGCATCGCGATGCTGGTGGGGATCTTCGTGCTGGCCGGGGGCATCCTGCACGCGGGCGGCGGCTGGGACAACCTCATGGCCACCATCGAGCGGAACCATCCCGAGATGATGGAGCCCCTGTCGGGAGGGCACATGCCCTACGGCCTCTACTTCACCCAGTGGCTTATCGTCGGCATCTTTACGTTCTGCCTTCCCCAGTCCGCCGTGCGCACCATGGGCTTCAAGGATGCGAAGTCGCTTCGCCATGCCATGGTGCTCGGAACCGTCATAATCGGGGCGATGCTCATCGGCTGCACGGCGCTTGGGACCATGTCGGCCGGTGTGCTCACCGACGACATCGCGGCGTACGGGGGCAGCATCGACAACATCATCCCCACGGCGATCGTCTCGACGCTGCCTCCCTGGCTTGCCGGCATCGCCATCATCGGCCCCATCGCCGCATCCATCTCCACGGTGTCTTCCCTCCTGATCGCGGCGTCCTCCGCGATCATCAAAGACATCTGGATCCACTACGGGCAGCGCGCGGGGAAAACCGCTTCCGACCGCGCCATCGAGGTGTCGAGCCAAGGCGTTACCCTGGGGATCGGCCTTATCGTGTTCGTGCTCGCCGTCACTCCGCCCGCGGTTATCTGGCAGATCAACATGTTCGCGTTCGGAGGGCTGGAAACCGCGTTTTGCTGGGTGTTCCTGGGGGCGCTGTTCTGGCGGCGGGCCAATAGGTACGGCGCCCTGCTGTCGATGGTCGGGGGAACGGCGGCGTATTGCGTGTGCATGGCCTTGGGAATCAAGTTCATGGGCCTGCATCAGATCACCATCGGGCTGGCGGTTTCCCTGCTGCTGATGGTGGTCGGATCCCTGGCGTTCAGGGATCGCGAGTCCGGTCATCTCCCCGTTTTCTTCGGAGATTCCCCGCGCAGCGAACCTTAA
- a CDS encoding YhdT family protein, with product MEDRVTYRDKLKQADREARATVVALAVTIVVWAVGGFGLAGLDIKVAHTPLWVICGTVGAWICAIACAVYLDKRVFVDFSLDDEDGCRASGPDGGIEVSDEEGKNRG from the coding sequence ATGGAGGATCGCGTCACGTATCGCGATAAGCTGAAGCAGGCCGACCGGGAGGCGCGTGCCACCGTCGTCGCCTTGGCTGTGACCATCGTCGTGTGGGCGGTGGGCGGCTTCGGTCTGGCCGGACTCGACATCAAGGTGGCCCATACGCCGCTGTGGGTGATATGCGGAACGGTCGGGGCGTGGATATGCGCAATCGCATGCGCAGTCTACCTGGACAAGCGGGTGTTCGTCGATTTCAGCCTGGATGACGAGGACGGTTGCCGCGCATCCGGGCCCGACGGCGGCATCGAGGTTTCCGACGAGGAGGGGAAGAACCGTGGGTAA
- a CDS encoding methionyl aminopeptidase: MYDGIESPGRNDECWCGSGKKYKKCHRDFDEKLQRLWDEGEEVLPRSLLKTPADIEGIKRSAEVNVGALDYVEAHIEAGVTTADIDRWVHDYCIERGAVPADLNYEGFPKSVCTSINEVVCHGIPSEDEVLRDGDIVNVDMSTILGGYFSDSSRMFCIGQVDPEWRRLVEVTKRSVEAGMEAVRPWAHLGDVSAAVNKVATDAGFSVVREFGGHGCGIEFHEDPFVSFVEMAGTGPILVPGMCFTIEPMVNMGKADIDMTDPNGWTVRTADGLPSAQWEVQVVVTESGFELISW, from the coding sequence ATGTACGATGGGATCGAAAGCCCCGGTCGCAACGACGAGTGCTGGTGCGGGTCGGGGAAGAAGTACAAGAAATGCCACCGCGACTTCGACGAGAAGCTTCAGCGGCTATGGGACGAAGGGGAAGAGGTTCTTCCGCGCAGCCTGCTGAAGACCCCCGCCGATATCGAGGGGATCAAGCGCAGCGCCGAGGTGAACGTGGGCGCCCTCGACTACGTCGAGGCGCATATCGAAGCGGGCGTCACCACGGCCGATATCGACCGATGGGTCCACGACTACTGCATCGAGCGGGGGGCGGTTCCCGCCGACCTGAACTACGAGGGCTTCCCGAAAAGCGTCTGCACCTCGATCAACGAGGTGGTGTGCCACGGGATCCCGTCCGAGGACGAGGTGCTGCGCGACGGCGATATCGTCAACGTCGACATGTCCACGATCCTGGGAGGCTACTTCTCCGACTCCTCGCGCATGTTCTGCATCGGGCAGGTCGATCCGGAGTGGAGGCGCCTGGTGGAGGTGACGAAACGCTCGGTCGAGGCGGGTATGGAGGCGGTGCGGCCTTGGGCTCACCTGGGAGATGTCAGCGCGGCGGTGAACAAAGTGGCGACCGACGCCGGTTTCAGCGTCGTGCGCGAGTTCGGCGGTCACGGCTGCGGGATCGAATTCCACGAGGATCCGTTCGTCAGTTTCGTTGAAATGGCCGGAACCGGGCCGATTCTGGTTCCGGGTATGTGCTTTACTATCGAGCCAATGGTGAACATGGGCAAGGCGGACATCGACATGACCGACCCGAACGGGTGGACGGTCCGCACTGCCGACGGTTTGCCGAGCGCCCAGTGGGAGGTGCAGGTGGTAGTGACGGAATCAGGGTTCGAACTGATTTCCTGGTAA